The proteins below are encoded in one region of Leptospira johnsonii:
- a CDS encoding LIC11270 family surface protein, which produces MMSKANRFLCLSSFLLAFVSDCKVGHWEGNATDNPVISTLFNSRMLLLVKGTYATDSPLEFSEYNNGTGDVYQDPSGDPTFDLSALPKMANLPIYIDIGEIRISSKYQDGLNNLSQIRTVAAAKAFWDNIAPNREVYCTQPYTLNANTCRSLNGEFKMIQFLNGEGAEYPSNDPTSGTASGLASQYYYTGTYIRSLVTGWGNSPGVDLTKVTFFDNYGVYGFNIVPRLAYPAGATDKSGYPLVFPLLYSAQAGEADMDFKPGFEPYIFEVRMNLKENLMVHSIKSADGSTAATLISISDWKTKHAGQSDIGGGILTRSRTIYPSGASSLAITGGSGNLTHYFAVFRENETNILTKLPIAATPARSGTVKLKYINPGTHKLYCLSDTSYVDGFPDTIVGTPLTFSVPENGNMSTISLSYSCP; this is translated from the coding sequence ATGATGTCCAAAGCGAATCGTTTTCTATGTCTTTCTTCCTTTTTGCTGGCATTCGTTTCCGATTGTAAGGTAGGACATTGGGAAGGAAACGCCACTGATAATCCCGTAATTAGTACCCTTTTCAATAGTAGAATGTTACTTCTTGTGAAAGGAACTTATGCAACAGACAGTCCTTTGGAATTTTCAGAATACAATAATGGGACCGGGGATGTTTACCAAGATCCTTCCGGAGATCCTACTTTCGATCTATCCGCTCTTCCTAAGATGGCGAATCTTCCCATTTATATCGATATAGGTGAGATCCGAATTTCTTCCAAATACCAAGACGGTTTAAACAATCTTTCTCAGATCAGAACAGTGGCAGCAGCAAAAGCTTTCTGGGACAATATTGCCCCGAACAGAGAAGTGTATTGTACACAACCTTACACATTAAACGCAAACACATGCCGATCGCTGAACGGTGAATTCAAAATGATCCAGTTCTTAAACGGAGAAGGAGCTGAATATCCTTCTAACGATCCTACTTCAGGAACTGCTTCCGGGCTCGCGAGCCAATACTATTATACCGGAACTTATATCCGTTCCCTAGTAACTGGTTGGGGAAATTCTCCCGGAGTGGATCTGACCAAAGTAACCTTCTTTGATAACTATGGCGTTTATGGATTTAATATAGTCCCAAGGCTCGCTTATCCTGCCGGAGCCACCGATAAATCAGGTTACCCTCTCGTATTCCCACTTCTCTATTCCGCACAAGCAGGAGAAGCGGACATGGATTTTAAACCTGGATTCGAACCTTATATTTTCGAAGTAAGAATGAACCTTAAGGAAAACTTAATGGTTCACTCCATCAAGTCCGCCGACGGAAGTACTGCAGCAACTTTGATCTCTATCAGCGATTGGAAAACGAAACATGCAGGCCAATCCGATATAGGTGGAGGGATCCTGACCAGATCCAGAACGATCTATCCGAGTGGTGCTTCTTCTTTAGCGATCACGGGCGGTTCTGGGAACCTGACTCATTACTTTGCGGTTTTCAGAGAGAATGAAACGAATATCCTCACAAAACTTCCGATAGCAGCAACACCTGCAAGAAGCGGAACGGTAAAGTTGAAGTACATCAACCCCGGGACTCATAAACTATATTGTCTTTCGGACACTTCTTATGTGGATGGTTTTCCGGATACGATCGTAGGAACTCCTCTCACATTTTCCGTTCCGGAGAACGGAAATATGAGCACGATCTCTTTGTCTTATTCTTGTCCTTAA